The nucleotide sequence AAGTCGACGGCAGCACGGTCGCCTACTGGACGTACGAACCAGCCAAGGCCACGTCCACGACCCGCACCATCCTGGTCATCCATGGCTTCAGGGGAGACCATCACGGTCTATTGCGCGTAGTGGACCAGCTTCCGGAAATGCGCATCATCATGCCCGACCTGCCGGCGTTCGGAAGCTCGGAGCCGTTCGTGGATGATGAACACACCGTTGAGCGCTACGGGCAATTCATCTCCAGCTTCATGACCGCGCTCGGCTTGGGTCCCAGGACCGTCCTGCTGGGCCACTCCTTCGGTTCGATAGTGGCCAGCCACTTCGCTGCTTCGCATCCCGATGCCATCTACCCGTTGATCCTGATCAACCCCATTGCCGCTCCGGCTCTGGAAGGTCCCAAGGGCATCATGACCAAGCTTGCCGTGCTGTACTACCAGGCATCCGCCAGGCTTCCCCGCCGAGTGGGACTCGCTGTCCTCCGAAACCGCTTGGTCGTCCGCGTCATGAGCATCACCATGGCAAAGACCAAGGACAAAGCACTCCGCCGCTTCATCCACGGCCAGCACGATGCCTACTTCAGCGCCTTCGCGGACAGGAAAAGCCTGCTCGAATCCTTCAAGGCGTCGGTCTCGGGCAACGTAGCAGAAGTAGCCGAACAACTGAAGCTCCCGGTCCTTCTCGTCGCCGGGGAAAAGGATGAGATCGCCACCCTTCCGAACCAGCACAAGCTGATGGAGCGGCTGCCGGACGCTACGCTGGAAGTGATTCCCGACGTCGGGCATTTGATCCACTACGAAACCCCGGCCCCCGCAGCAGCAGCGATCCGCACCTTCCTGGAGGAACACCCCGCGTGAAAATTGTCATCGACGCCCGCTTTACCAGAACGGACCACCACGATGGCATCAGCCGCTACGGTTCCAGCCTCATAGCCGCCACGTCAAAACTCGCGGACGTCACCATGCTGGTCAGCGACAAGCGCCAACTCGCCCTGCTGCCTGACGTTCCGTATGTGATGGTCAACAGCCCCCTTTCCCCACTGGAGCTGTTCGTTGCCCGGAAGGTCAACCCCCTGGGCGCCGATGTGGTGGTCTGCCCGATGCAGACCATGGGCACGTTGGGGCGCAAGTACGGACTGGTTCTCACCCTCCACGACCTCATCTACTACGAACACCCCGCTCCCCCGGGTTTCCTTCCCGCCCCGGTCCGCCTCCTGTGGCGGCTGTACCACAAGGCTTTCTGGCCCCAACGGTTGCTCTTGAACCGGGCCGATATCGTCGCCACCATCAGCCACACCACCGAAGCCCTGATGGCCAAATACAGGCTGACCAAGCGGCCGGTCCGGATTGTGGGTAATGCTCCGCAGCCAGGACAAACACCACGGGATCCGGCAGCAGGTGCCGACAAGACCCTGCTGTACATGGGCTCGTTCATGCCCTACAAGAACGTGGAAACCATGATCCGGGGAATGGCCGGGTTGCCGGAATTTACGTTGCACCTGTTGAGCCGCATCACTGCGGACCGCCGGGCAGAACTGGAAGCCATCGTTCCCGCCGGCGCCAAGGTCATCTTCCACAACGGTGTAACCGACGCCGAATACGACGACCTCCTGCTCCGGGCAACCGCACTGATCAGCCTTTCGCGCGCTGAAGGATACGGGCTGCCGCTGGTGGAGGCCATGGCCCTCGGTACCCCGGTGATTGCCAGCGATATCCCGATCTTCAGGGAGGTCGGTGGCGAGGCCGTCAGTTACGTTGATCCTGAATCGCCCACTGACTTCTCTGCTGCAGTAACCGCCCTCGGTGACGGGGAATTGTGGCAGCAGCGGTCCCGCATTTCGGTGGAACGGGCATCGAAGTTCAACTGGGACGAGTCGGCACGGCAACTTCTCGCCGCGGCTGAAGAAGTCGTCAACCTGCGCCGGCGCAAGTCTGGGTTGTACTGAGTCCGGCACCTTGGCGCCTAGAGGACGTCGACCCCGTCCAGGCGCAGCTGCACCGGCCCGGCCGTGCGCTTGGCAGCGTTCGCGGCTTTGACAGCACGCATGGCGCGAGTCGTTTCTGCGGCTTCGGCATACGGAATGAAGTACAGCGTCCTGACATCAGCATCGGCTTCTTCGGCCGCAGAGGGGGACGTGCCGGTGAACAATTGCACCGGGGCCGGTCCAGCGCTGCGGAGTTTGGCGCCGGAGGCCAGCGGAGCGCTGGCCTCGAAAGCCTCGGAGAAATGCCCGACGTCGGCCCTTGAGCCGGTGACGGAAGCCACTCGGACCGCGGGCGGTAGCTGGAGCTCTCTGCGCAACGCGAGCTCCCTGGAGGCATATCCTGCAGCGTCCCAGCGCAAAAGTGCGCCCGTGGCCGCGGTGTCATCCGCGGTGATCACTACCAGTCCGCCTTGGCCGGAAGGCTTCACGAGGGAAGCGGCATTGAACCAGCGGCGAACGGTGTCCTCCCCCGCACGCAGGTTTTCCCGTCGAAGCAAGGAATTGCCGTCGAGCAACAGGGCTGCGGCATATCCGGCGGGAGCAACCGGCTCTGCGCCGACCGTGGCCACCACCAAGGCAGGAGTATCGGGGACCATGGCTTTGATGTTCTCGCCGGACGAGGTGACCACCGGCTTGCCGGGGAACGCCCGGCCCAGCTCCTCCGCGGTCCTCATGACACCTGCGGCTCCCCGGCGCAGCCTGGTTCCGCTGCAGTGCGTGCAGCGCCACTGAGGAGCCGGTGTGGAGCACCAGCGGCACGCCGGCATGGCCGAACTGCTGGAGACCGCCAACGGCCCCTGGCAGGCGTTGCAGCGGGCCAGCTCACGGCATGTCTCACACACCAAGGACGGCGCGTATCCCGCGCGGGCCACCTGCACCAGGACGGGGCCGCGCTCCAGGCCTTCTTTGGCCGCCCGCCATGCCGCACCCGGCAAACGGGCGATCCGGGCCAGGGGGTCGCGTTCCTGCTCAAAGCTGTCAGCGGTGTTGAGGACGCGCGGCACCGTAGAGCGGACTGTGGTGCGGGGCGCTTCGATCGGCGCCGCCCACTGCATTTCCACCAGTCGCTGCAACTCTGTGCTGCGGCTGTGGGAGGCCATGAGGCAAGCCGCGCCCTCCTGCTCGGCCCGGAGCAACAACACCTCACGGGAATGGGCGTAGGGAGCGCG is from Paenarthrobacter nicotinovorans and encodes:
- a CDS encoding alpha/beta fold hydrolase, which gives rise to MEKVDTAHSPEGSQAPNGFFSEALAGRTTASDIEVDGSTVAYWTYEPAKATSTTRTILVIHGFRGDHHGLLRVVDQLPEMRIIMPDLPAFGSSEPFVDDEHTVERYGQFISSFMTALGLGPRTVLLGHSFGSIVASHFAASHPDAIYPLILINPIAAPALEGPKGIMTKLAVLYYQASARLPRRVGLAVLRNRLVVRVMSITMAKTKDKALRRFIHGQHDAYFSAFADRKSLLESFKASVSGNVAEVAEQLKLPVLLVAGEKDEIATLPNQHKLMERLPDATLEVIPDVGHLIHYETPAPAAAAIRTFLEEHPA
- a CDS encoding glycosyltransferase family 4 protein translates to MKIVIDARFTRTDHHDGISRYGSSLIAATSKLADVTMLVSDKRQLALLPDVPYVMVNSPLSPLELFVARKVNPLGADVVVCPMQTMGTLGRKYGLVLTLHDLIYYEHPAPPGFLPAPVRLLWRLYHKAFWPQRLLLNRADIVATISHTTEALMAKYRLTKRPVRIVGNAPQPGQTPRDPAAGADKTLLYMGSFMPYKNVETMIRGMAGLPEFTLHLLSRITADRRAELEAIVPAGAKVIFHNGVTDAEYDDLLLRATALISLSRAEGYGLPLVEAMALGTPVIASDIPIFREVGGEAVSYVDPESPTDFSAAVTALGDGELWQQRSRISVERASKFNWDESARQLLAAAEEVVNLRRRKSGLY
- a CDS encoding primosomal protein N', with the protein product MAAHDVQPSLLQPSLLQGFPDRMPANGPPLAASNPVARVILESSLPHLDRPFDYSVPAELADAASPGVRVKVKFNGQELNGYIIERRGSSDAAHPLIALHKVVSPVAVLTPAVSELAATVAARYAGTLSDVLRTAVPPRVAKVEKELLAGDLDADVAELKPFTDAHAWAVYSNGKSYLQHLASGGSPKAVLTALQGFGAAGWAALVASAVATVRSSGRGAVVVVPDYRDLEQLESALAKVLPSSDVARLTADDGQTPRYRNFLRLLSGAAGVAIGTRSAAYAPVKDLGLVVCWDDGDDLHIEQRAPYAHSREVLLLRAEQEGAACLMASHSRSTELQRLVEMQWAAPIEAPRTTVRSTVPRVLNTADSFEQERDPLARIARLPGAAWRAAKEGLERGPVLVQVARAGYAPSLVCETCRELARCNACQGPLAVSSSSAMPACRWCSTPAPQWRCTHCSGTRLRRGAAGVMRTAEELGRAFPGKPVVTSSGENIKAMVPDTPALVVATVGAEPVAPAGYAAALLLDGNSLLRRENLRAGEDTVRRWFNAASLVKPSGQGGLVVITADDTAATGALLRWDAAGYASRELALRRELQLPPAVRVASVTGSRADVGHFSEAFEASAPLASGAKLRSAGPAPVQLFTGTSPSAAEEADADVRTLYFIPYAEAAETTRAMRAVKAANAAKRTAGPVQLRLDGVDVL